The Egicoccus sp. AB-alg2 nucleotide sequence TGGCCCGGGCGGAGTCCCTCCCGTTCGGGACACCGCAGGAGTACGACGCCTCGTTCCTTCGCCATCAGGTCGCCGGTGGCGTGATGACCACGATGCGCCGACAGCTCGCCGAGCTCGGGCTCGAGCACCGGTTCGGCGACGTGATGGAGGAGGTCGGCGTGGTCCGCGCGGAACTGGGGTATCCGATCATGGTGACGCCGTTCCCCCAGATGGTGTGCTCCCAGGCGCTGTACAACGTCATCGACGGCGAGCGCTACCGCAACGTCTCCGATCAGGTGATCCGGTACGTGCTCGGCAGCTTCGGCCGCCCGACGGTTCCCGTCGACCCGGACGTCCGTGACCGGATCCTCGGTCGCCGCCGGGCCCAGGAGCTCGCCGAGGAGCCATCACCGCCGACGCCGGAGGAGCTTCGCGCCCGCTTCGGTCGCCACCTGCCGGACGAGGAGCTGTTGCTCCGAGCCACGATGCCGGCCGAGCAGGTCCACGCGATGCTGGCCGCGGGACCGTCACCGGCGTCGTACAACCCTGAGCGGCAGCCGATCGACCGGCTGCTGCGGGAGCTCGCGGACCGGCCGCCGATCGCCGAACTGAGCGTGGGATCCGACGAGTTCGCGTTGACCGTACGCAGTCGAGGGCAGGGAGCTCCTCATGGCGGCTGATCGCGAGCGAGCCGGCGGCGCGGCGGTCGCGTCGGCCGACGAACGGCTGCGCACCATCCGTGGCTTCGTGTTCGACATGGACGGCACGCTGGTGCTCGGCGACCGGCGCAACAAGGGGCTCGTGCCGCTGCCGGGTGCCCGAGAACTCCTGGCCTGGCTGGACGACCGTGCCGTGCCCTACGCGGTCGTGACGAACGGCACGACACGCACCCCGGCCGCGTACGCCGAGGTGCTCCGCGGACTCGGGTTGGGGGTCGCGGACGGCCGCCTGCTGACCCCCGCGAGCGGTGCCGTCGCGGTGCTGACCGAGCGGGGCGCGCGACGCGTCGTCGTACTCGGACACGAGGCCATCGCCGGGCCGATCCGGGACGCCGGCATGGAGGTCGTCGAGCCGGTCGGGCAACCGCAGGCCGACGCGGTCATGGTCGGCTGGTTCCCGGACTTCACGCTGCCGCCGCTGGAGGCCGCCTGCCACGCGATCTGGGGCGGCGCCAGGCTGTACAGCGCGTCCCAGTCGCTCTTCTTCGCCACCGCGGAAGGTCGCACGCTCGGCACGTCCCGAGCGATCTGCGGGGCGATCGAGGCGATCACCGGCGTGACCCCGGAGATCGTCGGCAAGCCGTCACCGCACCTGCTGCGCAGCGCGGCCGAGCGACTGGCCCTACCCCTCGAGGAGATCGCGGTCGTTGGAGACGACCCGGCCCTGGAGACGCCCATGGCGCATGCCGGCGGTTGCCTGGCCATCGCGGTGGAGACCGGCGTCGGCGGGCCCGACGACCTCGCCGCACTGCCCGCCGAGGAACGACCCCACTTCGTGTTCCGTGGCGTGGACGAACTGCTCGACCGGTTGCGGGACCTGTGGGACTGACCGCTCCTCCCGGCGTCACGTGCGCACCGCCGTCGTCGACGGGTTGGCCTGCCGTCAGTGGTGGGCGTCCCACCACCGCAGCACACGCAGGGCACGCAGGGTGACCCATCGCGAGGGCCGTCCCTCGCCGTCGTCGACGTCGAACCAGGTCCGCCCGGTCGGGTTCCAGTCCAGCGGCCAGGTCCCGTCCTCGAGCCGGCGCGCGCGGACGTGGTCGATCGCCTCGCCCAGCCGCGAGTCGGGTGCCGCACCGGTCAGCGCCGCCGCAGCGCGGAAGTGGTCGAGGCCGCGCAGCACGTCGTAGTGCCACCGGTTGGGGTGCACGAAGGCCAGGTAGCGCGGGTCGGCGGGCTCGCCGCTGCTCAACCGCCGGAACAGCGAACGCGCGAGCAGGTACTCCTCCCCCGAGCGGCGCGCCTCACGGATGGCGTCGGTGCCGCCGGTGACCTGCTCGTACTGCAGCAGCCCCTCTACGACGTTGATGGTCGTGTCGAACGACGAGCGGACCGAGCCGTACTCGGCGTCGCAGTTCCAGCCGCCGTCGTCGAGCCGTTCGTCGAGGAGACGCGAGACGATCGGGGTGACGTCGACGCCGAAGTAGGCGCCGTTGGCGACGGTCAGGCCGTTGATGCACGGCTCGACCTCGCCTTCCCAGTACGGCTGGCCGTCGTGCTCCCAGCGGGCGTTCTCGCCGATGAGCCGCACCATGCGCGGGACGCGGTCCGAGGCGGGGTCGAGCCCGAACTCCCGCAGCTGCGCCAGCACGTGCGACGTCGTGGTCCAGGGCTGGCCCGGCTCGGTGCCGCCCCAGACGTAGTCGGCCGGGAAGTGGGCCCCGCCGTCCCACTGCCCGTCGTCGTCCTGGTGGGCGAGCAGGCGGGCCCCCCAGCCGTGCGTCTCCACCCTGGCCCGCTCGGCCTGCCACTCCTCGGCCGGCGCGTCGAGCAGGTCCCGCATGACCTGCCACCGGATCGCCGGATCCGACTCGTCCGGGTCCATCAGCCAGTCGATCACCGCCTGCTCGTCGGTCATCGCCCCCCTCCCGGCTCGTTCAGCGACGCTGCAGCATGTCCGGCGACGTCGCCGGTGTCGAGCCGCCTCGTGCGTCACGCGTCACGTCCTCGGGCGGTCGCGCTCGGGGGCCCGCGGCGCGCCGTGTCAGCTGACGGCCTGCGCGACGAGCGCGGCCAGCCGCTCCCAGGCCTGCTCGGTCACGTCGTCGGCCAACGCGTACGACGACGGCCACAGACCGCTGGGGTCGTCGAGGTTCGCCTCGCCGCTGAACCCGAACGTCGAATAGGGCTCCTTGTCCATCCGCCCGCTGCGGAAGAAGCAGACGACCTTCTTCTTGCGGGCGTACGCGGGCTGGCCGTAGTACAGCTTCGGAGACAGCTCCGGTGCGACGGTCGTCACGACGTGGTGCACGCGCTCGGCCAGGGCGCGGTCCTCGTCGGGCATCTCGGCGATCTTGGCCAGCACGTCCGCCTCGTCGGCGGCGGCCTTGTCTCCGCGGTCCGCCTGGGCCCGCAGCTCCTCGGCCCGCTGCTTCATGGCGGCCCGCTCCTGCTCGGAGAACCCCTCGGCCGCGGCCGCGCCCTCGTCCGGCGTCGATGTCGTGCCCATCCGTTGTTCCCCTCGTCCGCTGCTGGCGTCCATGCGTTGGATCGGCACCGTAGACGCCCGCCCTGACCGGACCTTCTCGATTCCTGACCGAAGGGGGCGGACATCCTCTGTCCGCGTCGCGTCCTACGGTCGGGAGCGGTCGCCGGGCGCCACGGGGGTGCCGGAGAGGCCGGGAGGAGCCGTCGTGGACATGAAGCTCGAACTCGTGCCGGTGCCGGTCAGCGACGTCGACCGCGCCAAGGCCTTCTACACGGATCAGGTCGGCTTCGTGTGCGACCACGACCACCAGGTCCACCCGCAGCTGCGGTTCGTGCAGCTCACGCCTCCCGGGTCGGCCTGCTCGATCGTCATCGGGGACGGCATCACGGAGATGGCGCCCGGATCCCAGCAGGGGCTGCAGATGGTGGTCCAAGACGTCCGCGCCGTCCGGGACGAGCTCACCGGCCGGGGGGTCGACGCGACCGAACCCGACGAACAGCCGTGGGGCACCTTCGTCGCGTTCGCCGACCCGGACGGCAACACCTGGTCGCTGCAGCAGCTGCCCGCCGCACCCTGAGCCCGCTCGGGGGCCTGGCACCGGCGGTCGTGGCCCCGGATCCGGCGGCGCGCCGCCGTGACGACCCCCGCCACGGGTCAGGCGTTGGCAAGGGCCGCGTGCAGTGCCTGACGCAGGGCGACGTCACGCGGGTCGCCCCGCAGGTCCATGCCCATGCGATCCGTCACGTAGCCGTATCCGAGGCGCAGCGCGGGGTCCGCGAATCCCATCGAGCCGCCCGCTCCCGGAGCGCCGAACGCGGTGTCGGCGCCGAAGGCGAACGTCTCGCTGGGCTTCATGAATCCCAGCGAGAACTTGGCCGGTCCGCGGAAGCACGCGTCGTACCAGCCCTGTCGCGCCGGCGTGGCCGGTGCAGCGAGCGCGTCGATGGTCTCCTGCCGCAGGTCGAGCGGTCCGCCAGGCGCGGCGAACGCGCCGTAGGCGGTGGCGATGGCCCGGGCGCTGGCGACCGCCCCGCCCGAGGGCACCTCGATCTCCCGCACGATCACGCGGTCGCGGTCGACGTAGAAGCCGGTCCCGGGATTGGCCACCAACGAGCGGTGCAGCACCGAGTGGGGCCGCAGCGCGTCGACCGTGAGCGAGATTGGCATCGAGGTCAGCCGAGCCCACCGTCCCGGGGGCACCAGGACGGCGAGCCGCTCGTTCGGCACCGACGCCGGCGTGCCGATGAAGACCTCCTCGCCGACTCCGAGGGGGACGGCGATGTCCTCGTGGAGGATGCGGCCGATGGTGCGGTGCGCGGGATCGATGCGCCGCACCAGCTCGTTCTCGTAGAACCCGAGCGTGATGGCGTGATACGCCTGCCGCTCCCCCGGCGGCCAGATGGGACGCTGGCGCTCCATGACGCCGGCCAGGCGGTCGAGGTCGGCGACCAGCTCGCGGTCGACCGGCTCGTCGAAGCCGAACAGCCCCGCCTGGTGGGCGAGCAACTGCCGGACGGTGACGTCCTGCTTGCCGGCTGCCGCGAACTCGGGCCAGTACGCGGCCACCCGCTGGTCGTAGGCGAGCAGGCCACGCGAGTGCAGCAGCGCCAGGACCATGGCCGACAGCCCCTTGGTCGTGGAGTGGACCAGGGTCATCGTGTCGGCGGTCCAGCGGTCGCCGCTCGTCGCGTCGCGGACCCCGCCCCACAGGTCCACGGCCACCTCGCCGTCCACCACGGCACACACGGCGCCGCCCAGCTCGCCGCGCTCGGTGAAGTTGCCGACGAACGCGTCGCGCACCGGCTCGAAGCCGGGCGCGACGGTGCCTTCGACCTCGGGGTGGTCGACCCGGGTCTGGTGCCGGACCTTCGCACGGACGACCATCGCACCTGCCCTCCGGTTCGACGGCGCATGCGGCAGAGCGACGTGCTCACCACGACTGTCCTCTCTCCTCACCGCGTCCTGGCAGAGGCGATCGACCCGGACGTCTTC carries:
- a CDS encoding squalene cyclase — protein: MTDEQAVIDWLMDPDESDPAIRWQVMRDLLDAPAEEWQAERARVETHGWGARLLAHQDDDGQWDGGAHFPADYVWGGTEPGQPWTTTSHVLAQLREFGLDPASDRVPRMVRLIGENARWEHDGQPYWEGEVEPCINGLTVANGAYFGVDVTPIVSRLLDERLDDGGWNCDAEYGSVRSSFDTTINVVEGLLQYEQVTGGTDAIREARRSGEEYLLARSLFRRLSSGEPADPRYLAFVHPNRWHYDVLRGLDHFRAAAALTGAAPDSRLGEAIDHVRARRLEDGTWPLDWNPTGRTWFDVDDGEGRPSRWVTLRALRVLRWWDAHH
- a CDS encoding DUF1801 domain-containing protein, which translates into the protein MGTTSTPDEGAAAAEGFSEQERAAMKQRAEELRAQADRGDKAAADEADVLAKIAEMPDEDRALAERVHHVVTTVAPELSPKLYYGQPAYARKKKVVCFFRSGRMDKEPYSTFGFSGEANLDDPSGLWPSSYALADDVTEQAWERLAALVAQAVS
- a CDS encoding glyoxalase superfamily protein, translated to MDMKLELVPVPVSDVDRAKAFYTDQVGFVCDHDHQVHPQLRFVQLTPPGSACSIVIGDGITEMAPGSQQGLQMVVQDVRAVRDELTGRGVDATEPDEQPWGTFVAFADPDGNTWSLQQLPAAP
- a CDS encoding HAD-IIA family hydrolase, with the protein product MAADRERAGGAAVASADERLRTIRGFVFDMDGTLVLGDRRNKGLVPLPGARELLAWLDDRAVPYAVVTNGTTRTPAAYAEVLRGLGLGVADGRLLTPASGAVAVLTERGARRVVVLGHEAIAGPIRDAGMEVVEPVGQPQADAVMVGWFPDFTLPPLEAACHAIWGGARLYSASQSLFFATAEGRTLGTSRAICGAIEAITGVTPEIVGKPSPHLLRSAAERLALPLEEIAVVGDDPALETPMAHAGGCLAIAVETGVGGPDDLAALPAEERPHFVFRGVDELLDRLRDLWD
- a CDS encoding serine hydrolase domain-containing protein, producing the protein MVVRAKVRHQTRVDHPEVEGTVAPGFEPVRDAFVGNFTERGELGGAVCAVVDGEVAVDLWGGVRDATSGDRWTADTMTLVHSTTKGLSAMVLALLHSRGLLAYDQRVAAYWPEFAAAGKQDVTVRQLLAHQAGLFGFDEPVDRELVADLDRLAGVMERQRPIWPPGERQAYHAITLGFYENELVRRIDPAHRTIGRILHEDIAVPLGVGEEVFIGTPASVPNERLAVLVPPGRWARLTSMPISLTVDALRPHSVLHRSLVANPGTGFYVDRDRVIVREIEVPSGGAVASARAIATAYGAFAAPGGPLDLRQETIDALAAPATPARQGWYDACFRGPAKFSLGFMKPSETFAFGADTAFGAPGAGGSMGFADPALRLGYGYVTDRMGMDLRGDPRDVALRQALHAALANA